The following coding sequences lie in one Carassius carassius chromosome 1, fCarCar2.1, whole genome shotgun sequence genomic window:
- the trim35-12 gene encoding E3 ubiquitin-protein ligase TRIM39, whose translation MPLRPRASSQPGRASTLPSLKNVPILRPRALSSHTQSPLEDELSCPICCKIFTDPVVLKCSHSFCRLCLQAFWNKKSSKRECPMCRRKCSLTEPTVSLALKNVCDAIAQEQKGQASGRVGSYLANGMSKPEALCATHGEGLKLFCQHDEEVLCCVCQTSKKHQGHSVCPLEEAANDLKEEMRQIVIPLKKSLRRLYEAKQECDDITVHIKNQRQQTEKQIHEEFEELRQFLLKEEAARIAVLAKEEETKKQTMKKKTDIITRDILTFSQAVIAIENEIANADSLFLQNYKNVKKRSQITFNEPENIPNSLIDVAEHITSLQFRVWEKMQSLVEYTPVALDPNTAYPCLSLSKNLTSVSNTGTMKKLPDNPERFDHLVFVLGSKGFTSGCHSWEVDVGQNNDWVIGVIKESVGRKGKISGCPEGGFWTIALSDGKYTAMTTPHTPLDLKGHLERVRVKIDYNNGEVIFLDSVGVTPIYTFNDHFTETMFPFFCPGANINGNNPGPLKICPVRVAVWNSSSW comes from the exons ATGCCCTTGAGACCGAGGGCTTCCTCTCAACCTGGAAGAGCAAGCACCCTTCCAAGCCTTAAAAACGTCCCAATTCTGCGCCCGAGAGCTTTGTCGTCCCACACGCAGTCACCCTTAGAGGATGAGCTCTCTTGTCCGATCTGCTGCAAGATCTTCACCGATCCCGTGGTCCTGAAGTGCAGCCACAGTTTCTGCCGCCTCTGCCTTCAAGCCTTCTGGAACAAGAAGTCATCCAAGAGGGAATGTCCCATGTGCAGGAGGAAGTGTTCTCTGACGGAGCCCACCGTGAGTCTGGCTCTGAAGAACGTGTGCGACGCCATCGCACAGGAGCAGAAAGGACAGGCGTCTGGGAGAGTGGGCTCATATTTAGCTAACGGGATGTCTAAACCAGAGGCTCTCTGTGCCACTCACGGAGAGGGACTCAAATTGTTCTGCCAACATGATGAAGAAGTTCTCTGCTGTGTTTGTCAAACCTCCAAGAAGCATCAAGGCCACAGTGTGTGTCCTTTGGAGGAAGCAGCAAATGATCTCAAG GAGGAAATGCGGCAGATTGTCATCCCGCTTAAGAAAAGCCTTCGACGCCTCTATGAGGCCAAACAGGAATGTGATGACATAACTGTCCACATCAAG AACCAAAGacaacagacagagaaacaaattCACGAGGAGTTTGAAGAGCTTCGTCAATTTCTTCTGAAGGAGGAAGCTGCGAGGATTGCTGTTCTGGCAAAAGAAGAAGAGACCAAGAAACAGAcgatgaagaaaaaaactgacATAATCACCCGTGATATACTCACCTTTTCTCAGGCTGTCATTGCCATTGAAAATGAGATTGCTAATGCTGACAGTCTCTTTTTACAG AACTACAAGAATGTCAAAAAGAG ATCTCAGATAACATTTAACGAACCAGAAAACATCCCAAATTCTCTAATTGATGTTGCGGAGCACATCACCTCGCTGCAGTTCAGAGTGTGGGAAAAAATGCAGAGCCTGGTGGAATACA CTCCAGTGGCGTTGGACCCTAACACGGCGTACCCCTGTTTGTCTCTTAGCAAGAATCTGACAAGTGTGTCCAACACAGGGACGATGAAAAAGCTGCCTGATAACCCTGAGCGCTTTGACCACCTTGTTTTTGTACTGGGCTCCAAGGGTTTCACGTCAGGATGTCATTCCTGGGAGGTGGACGTGGGCCAAAATAATGACTGGGTTATTGGTGTGATTAAAGAATCAGTAGGCAGAAAAGGCAAAATCTCAGGCTGTCCCGAAGGAGGATTCTGGACCATCGCTCTCTCTGATGGGAAGTACACGGCCATGACCACCCCACATACACCGCTCGACCTGAAGGGCCACCTGGAAAGGGTTCGGGTGAAGATCGACTATAATaatggagaggtcatcttcttaGATTCAGTGGGCGTCACACCTATCTACACATTCAATGACCACTTTACTGAGACAATGTTCCCTTTTTTCTGTCCGGGGGCAAATATAAACGGGAACAATCCAGGGCCACTGAAGATCTGCCCTGTGAGAGTGGCAGTATGGAACAGTTCCTCCTGGTGA
- the LOC132151772 gene encoding PDZ domain-containing protein GIPC1-like: MPLGLGRRKKASPLVENEEAEPIRAGLNVPGLDGLTGGRVGLGQGATHEGLPPPPPSLRPRLLFHTQLAHGSPTGRIEGFSNVSELYAKIGEAFGIPPTEVMFCTLNTHKVDMDKILGGQIGLEDFIFAHVKGQKKEVEVFKGEDALGLTITDNGAGYAFIKRIREGSIIHQIQVINVGDMIESINGQTLIGCRHYEVAKMLKELPKGKTFFLKLVEPLKAFDMISQRSGSRSGSAQLGTGRGTLRLRSKGPATVEELPSAFEEKAIEKVDDLLESYMGIRDSELAATMVELGKDKMNPDEFAEALDETLGDFAFPDEFVFDVWGAIGDAKVGRV; the protein is encoded by the exons ATGCCACTTGGATTGGGGCGCAGGAAGAAGGCGTCTCCACTGGTGGAGAACGAGGAGGCTGAGCCCATCCGTGCTGGACTGAACGTCCCAGGGTTGGATGGCCTGACTGGTGGCAGGGTTGGCCTGGGTCAAGGAGCTACCCATGAGGGCCTTCCACCTCCTCCCCCCAGCCTGCGACCTCGCCTGCTCTTCCACACCCAGCTGGCTCACGGCAGCCCCACGGGTCGCATCGAGGGCTTCAGCAACGTGAGTGAGCTCTACGCCAAGATAGGAGAGGCCTTTGGGATTCCTCCGACTGAG GTGATGTTTTGCACACTGAATACTCACAAAGTGGATATGGATAAAATTTTGGGAGGCCAGATCGGACTAGAGGACTTTATATTCGCTCACGTGAAAGGCCAGAAAAAAGAGGTGGAGGTCTTTAAAGGAGAGGATGCACTGGGGCTCACCATCACTGATAACGGAGCTGGCTATGCTTTCATTAAG AGAATAAGAGAAGGCAGTATTATTCATCAGATCCAGGTCATCAACGTGGGCGACATGATCGAGTCAATCAACGGGCAGACACTCATTGGCTGCCGCCATTATGAGGTTGCCAAGATGCTGAAGGAACTGCCTAAAGGGAAAACATTTTTCCTGAAGCTGGTGGAACCTTTGAAGGCATTTG acatgatCAGTCAGCGGTCGGGAAGCAGGTCGGGTTCTGCACAGTTAGGAACGGGCAGAGGAACTCTACGTCTGAGGTCTAAAGGACCAGCCACCGTAGAGGAACTG CCGTCAGCATTTGAAGAAAAAGCTATCGAGAAAGTCGATGATCTGTTGGAGAGCTACATGGGCATTAGAGACAGTGAACTTG CTGCCACAATGGTGGAGCTTGGCAAGGACAAAATGAACCCGGATGAATTTGCCGAAGCTTTGGACGAGACTCTGGGTGATTTCGCATTTCCAGATGAGTTTGTGTTTGATGTGTGGGGTGCCATAGGCGATGCAAAGGTCGGTCGCGTGTAA
- the LOC132151781 gene encoding dnaJ homolog subfamily B member 1-like, translating into MGKDYYRVLGIEKGATDEEIKKAYRKQALRFHPDKNKSAGAEDKFKEIAEAYDVLSDAKKKDIYDRCGEDGLKGHTGGGCNGPSYTFHGDPHAMFAEFFGGRSPFDQFFASAGGADDMDIDDPFAAFGMGGFPRSFKSRGGGVHGGRVKKKDPPVVHELKVSLEEVFSGCTKKMKISRKRLNPDGCTVRTEDKILTVDIKRGWKEGTKITFPKEGDETPTNIPADIVFVVKDKLHPVFRRDGSDVIYPARISLREALCGCSISAPTLDGRTVTVTSRDVIKPGMKKRIVGEGLPLSKCPEKRGDMVLDFSVKFPDKLGPNARESLVQILPP; encoded by the exons ATGGGTAAAGATTATTACAGGGTCCTGGGGATAGAGAAGGGCGCCACGGACGAGGAGATCAAGAAAGCCTACAGAAAACAAGCTTTGAGGTTTCATCCCGACAAAAACAAATCAGCCGGAGCAGAAGACAAATTCAAAGAGATCGCCGAAGCCTACGATGTCTTGAGCGATGCCAAGAAGAAAGACATCTATGACAGATGTGGAGAGGATG GACTCAAGGGACACACCGGAGGTGGCTGCAATGGCCCAAGCTATACTTTTCACGGTGATCCTCACGCCATGTTTGCAGAGTTCTTCGGTGGCCGCAGCCCGTTCGATCAGTTTTTTGCGTCTGCTGGGGGCGCAGATGACATGGACATTGACGACCCCTTTGCAGCCTTCGGGATGGGCGGATTTCCCAGATCTTTTAAGTCTCGGGGAGGCGGTGTGCACGGGGGCCGAGTAAAGAAGAAAGATCCCCCAGTAGTGCACGAGCTCAAGGTGAGTCTGGAAGAAGTGTTCTCTGGTTGCACAAAAAAGATGAAGATCTCTCGCAAGAGGCTGAATCCGGATGGCTGCACCGTGCGCACCGAAGACAAGATCCTCACTGTGGACATCAAGCGTGGCTGGAAGGAGGGGACTAAGATTACCTTTCCCAAAGAGGGAGACGAGACGCCAACCAACATCCCTGCCGACATAGTGTTTGTGGTTAAGGACAAGCTTCACCCAGTTTTTAGGAGAGATGGCTCTGACGTCATCTACCCTGCAAGGATATCCCTCCGAGAG GCTCTCTGCGGCTGCTCCATCAGTGCCCCCACCTTGGACGGAAGAACTGTCACAGTGACATCACGTGATGTCATCAAACCCGGTATGAAGAAGAGGATCGTGGGAGAAGGACTGCCACTGTCCAAATGTCCTGAAAAGAGAGGAGACATGGTGctagatttctctgtgaaatTTCCGGACAAGTTGGGACCAAATGCCCGGGAATCTCTGGTTCAGATCCTACCACCTTGA